The following coding sequences are from one uncultured Bacteroides sp. window:
- a CDS encoding transposase — translation MIKRHVVVDKNGFLLTVMAIIACVHDTKAAHLLVRYLRKLCCNIKVILADAGYRGEIVDRIKTACGLYP, via the coding sequence ATAATTAAACGTCATGTAGTAGTTGATAAGAATGGTTTCCTACTTACGGTAATGGCAATAATTGCCTGCGTACACGATACTAAAGCGGCTCATTTATTAGTAAGGTATCTTAGGAAGCTTTGTTGTAATATCAAAGTCATATTAGCCGACGCTGGTTATCGTGGGGAAATAGTGGACAGGATAAAAACTGCTTGTGGATTATATCCTTGA
- a CDS encoding transposase has translation MPKKPIDYKYILSMFLPKGMLDYFDFTDYSDMGDYYIFSLEEKNTIPDEYSSLPLVSKGFYPEITVTDFPVRDRTVYLKVKRRRWEDKQTGKTYSRDWQLVADGTRITAEFGSFLKELS, from the coding sequence ATGCCAAAGAAACCAATCGATTATAAGTATATATTGTCCATGTTCCTTCCCAAAGGGATGCTTGACTATTTTGATTTTACGGACTATTCAGATATGGGTGATTATTATATATTCTCTCTTGAAGAGAAAAATACCATACCGGACGAGTATTCAAGTCTTCCGCTAGTTTCAAAAGGTTTCTATCCCGAGATAACAGTTACCGATTTTCCTGTTCGTGACCGCACTGTATATTTAAAAGTTAAACGTCGCAGATGGGAGGATAAGCAAACGGGTAAGACATACAGCAGGGACTGGCAATTGGTTGCAGACGGAACTAGGATAACAGCCGAGTTCGGTTCTTTTTTAAAAGAGCTATCTTGA
- a CDS encoding ATP-binding protein: MKFYNRTSELIELKRIQKLSFSDHSRLTVVTGRRRIGKTSLIMKSIEGLPTVYLFVGRKSEATLCSEFIPIISQSLNTFVPAEIRTFRSLFQYLMELASQKSFNLVIDEFQEFYNINESVYSDMQNIWDTYRRKSKMNLIVSGSIYSLMQKIFQNRKEPLFGRADNIIKLSAFNLTTLKEIMRDYNPAYTNDDLLALYSFTGGVPKYVELFCDNIALSVDEMISFMARENSPFTDEGKNLLIEEFGKNYATYFSILSAISGGINTQPEIEAALGDKSVGGQIKRLIEDYNIIVRQRPILAKEGTQAVRYEIQDNFIRFWFNYFDRYRSLIEIKNFVGLQTIIKADYPTYSGIMLERYFKQQFAESFQYRAIGSWWEAKGNQNEIDIVALKLEQNQAVVAEVKRQKKNFKPELLTAKVEHIKNKLLSKYKIGTVCLALEDM; this comes from the coding sequence ATGAAATTTTATAATAGGACAAGTGAGTTAATAGAGCTGAAACGAATACAGAAATTGTCATTCAGCGACCATTCTCGTTTGACGGTAGTAACTGGCAGAAGGAGAATTGGGAAAACAAGCCTTATTATGAAGTCAATCGAAGGATTACCGACTGTCTATTTATTTGTTGGGCGCAAAAGCGAAGCAACACTTTGCTCCGAGTTTATTCCGATTATCAGTCAATCACTCAATACATTTGTTCCGGCAGAAATACGGACTTTTCGGTCATTGTTTCAATATTTAATGGAATTGGCTTCGCAAAAATCGTTCAATCTAGTTATTGACGAATTTCAGGAATTCTACAACATCAACGAGTCAGTATATAGCGACATGCAGAATATATGGGATACCTACCGTAGAAAATCAAAAATGAATTTGATTGTATCAGGTTCTATCTATTCGTTGATGCAGAAGATATTTCAAAATAGGAAAGAGCCTTTGTTTGGACGAGCAGATAATATTATTAAACTTTCGGCATTCAATCTGACTACGTTGAAAGAAATTATGCGTGATTACAATCCTGCTTACACAAACGATGACTTACTTGCTCTCTATTCCTTTACAGGTGGAGTGCCCAAGTATGTTGAATTGTTCTGTGATAACATAGCCTTGAGCGTGGATGAAATGATTTCTTTCATGGCTCGCGAAAATTCACCTTTTACTGATGAAGGGAAAAATCTATTGATAGAAGAGTTTGGAAAGAATTATGCTACCTATTTCTCTATCCTAAGTGCTATTTCGGGCGGTATCAATACGCAGCCTGAAATAGAAGCTGCTTTGGGAGATAAAAGCGTTGGTGGACAGATAAAGCGACTGATTGAAGATTATAATATCATTGTTCGCCAACGTCCGATATTAGCTAAAGAAGGGACTCAAGCCGTTCGATATGAAATACAAGATAACTTTATTCGTTTTTGGTTTAACTATTTCGATCGCTATCGTTCACTGATAGAGATAAAGAACTTTGTCGGCTTGCAGACTATCATCAAAGCAGATTATCCAACTTATTCAGGTATCATGTTAGAAAGGTATTTCAAACAACAGTTTGCCGAAAGTTTCCAATATCGTGCTATCGGCTCCTGGTGGGAAGCTAAAGGTAATCAAAATGAAATTGATATTGTTGCTTTGAAATTGGAGCAGAACCAAGCGGTAGTAGCGGAAGTAAAGCGGCAGAAGAAGAACTTCAAACCTGAACTATTGACAGCAAAGGTGGAGCATATTAAGAATAAGTTGTTATCTAAGTATAAGATTGGGACGGTTTGTTTAGCGTTGGAGGATATGTGA